GTCTATTTGAACAGATATTGCTCTTCACTTACTGTTCACTGTTTCACATTTTAGGAGGACAGCAGAGTTGCAAATCAGCACTTTTGTTAGTATTTTGAGTCATGGTAGATCTGAAAGATTATTCCATCTCCTCATGCTTTATCTTGACAGTTAATATGATGTGAGACCATACACATGTTTATCTAAAATcagtttcagaaatgaaatactGCTGCCATTCTGGGTGTGGACTATCTTATGTCAATTTAAGTCTAGTTTATTTAGGCTTagcctgtatttttaaacttagTAATATAAATATGTGAGGTTTATAATGACAGTTATCCACAGAAGAACTTATAGCAGTTTTAGACATACACATTACTATAACTTAGTGCATAAACCTGTAGCAAGTCATTCCCAGTGAAGCCCTCATCTATAGGCTTTGCAGGGACTATTAAgaggctggatcgatgggccaaggccaactgtatgaggttcaacaaggccaagtgctgggtcctgcacttgggtcacaacaaccccatgcaatgctacaagtttggggaagagtggctggaaagctgcctggccgcAGGAGTGTTGgtggacctgggggtgttggtaggcAGCCGGCTGAAGATGacccagcagtgtgcccaggtggccaagaaggccaacagcatcctggcttgtctcaggaatagtgtggccagcaggagcagggaggtgattgtccccctgtacttggcactggtgaggccgcacctggaatactgtgtccagtttgggcccctcaatacaagaaagacattgaggtgctggagcatgtccaaagcagggcaacaaagctggtgaaaggtctggagcacaggccttatgaggagcggctgagggaactggggttgtttagcctagagaagaggaggctgaggggagaccttctcgctctctacaactacctgaaaggaggttgtagtgaggtgggtgttggtctcttctcccaagtagttagcgataggacgagaggaaatgggctcaagctgcgccaggggaggtttaggttggatattaggaaaaatttcttcacggaaggggtagtcaagcgttggaacaggctgcccagagaggtggtggaatcaccatccctggaggtgttcaaaaaatgtgtagacgtggcactttgggacatggtttagtgggcatggtggtgttgggttgatggttgagctgatgatcttagaggtcctttccaatcttaatgattcctagtttttactttcattaaaaataacccagccaccaagccaggaaacatgaaattgctactctacccttaattgttttagtggtggacttggtagtgttaggttaatggttggactggatgatcttaaaggtcttttccaacctaaatgattctatggttctatgaacAAAGCAGCATCTTCATAATGGGACCTGCAGCTCTAAAGTGCACCTAGTTGTTAGCAGAGCCTGACATTTTCCATCTGTGTCCTGTGTTCCTAGgcagattttgttttgtgatcTCTTGGAGTCCTTTTGGGATCACTTGTTGATTACTTATGCTGGAATTTATGGGATGTTTATGGTGCATCTTGAGGTAGTGGTAGTTATATTTTATcacctggaaaataaaattgacaCAGGCCTTTAAATATCAAGGAAAGCAGAGTAAAGGCTGTCAGCCTTTGTTATATTTATCCACTGTGCTTCATCCTACCTCCTATACAATCCCTTCATCCGCTGTCCCAGAGGGATGAATTAAGAGCATGAGCTTCATTGTAGCTTTGTCAGGTGAAGCTGTGTCCTTGATGAAGTCAAGAGCAGAAATTCCATTAATTTCATTTGGGCCGCATtttcactgggtttttttgctgctttgttgcAACTGGAATACTGTTCAAATATGTAGTGCTCTTCTGTGGATACTTTTAAGCAAAGACTGGCTGCAGATTGGCCAAGGTGTAGGAGCTTACAGGGCAACACGGAACCAGGGAGGGAAGTACATTGTTTGCTGTCAGTTAACGTCATTCAGTCTCTGTTTAGAATGCAGCTTTAGGtatgagagaaaaaataaacttgagTATTGTACAATAACATTGTATTAATAATAGcattagaaataaatacttgCCAGAATGAGGCCAGTtcataaatttcttttaaatttcaaaaaacCTGCATATTTAGAATATATGGAACTGTAATTCCAAAGTTTCTGCATAGTTTATCTCCTCCTACTGTCTTGGCTTTAAATCAagcaaagaatattttatagAGGATTTATCTGTAGTTAGTGTTAGTTGTATAGCTATTGCTGCTCTAGGCTGTATTGTGTTCCCCTAAATCATGCAGATGTGCATCTGTTATTTCAATGTGAATATCTGACAAACGTTACAAACCTAAGAGTGATTACAGCACGATGCCTAGAATGAATATGTGCTTTGGATCTCTGCCTCTGTCACAAAGGAATCCTGAATCGAAGTGTCTggctgaaaatacagctttaaaaaaccaaaacccctcTAGCCCTTTCTATGTTTTGTATTCTACTCAGCAGGTCTGCAACAGTTGCTGGGTGTTAGACGAGCTCAGTAAGAACTTtaagaaaggtttttttaacGTATGCATCGTATTGAAATGAACTGTGTTTGAACGTGTGCGTAAgtttttagctttgtttttcttcagataatCTCTTAAGTCTAGCAGTTGTTATAAGGAAGAGCAATAGTGGAAATCCGGAGCAAGTCCTGAAAAACACAATTCACTCCATAGAAGAATTACACCTACTGGTAGACATTTGGGTGTCAACAGAGTAAAAGGAACCTCTCCTAGGTCCCTAAGTATATATCACAGATTTCCTGGAGCGGGTGCAGAAAAGCGATTTGCCTTTGAATTTCTGCAGTGCGAAACTGGTACGAGAGCTGTACAGAACAGGAAATTCAAATGCCTAAGCAGTGAGTTTCTTTGGAGTTTTAAGCCATAAGAAAGCCATTTCTATACCCCTGTTGCTGCAATGATGATTTTCACAACTGGAAACTAAGTGGCACAATTTTGTCTTCCTGAGACTATGCTGTACCGCTGCTGCTCAGCCTTTTTCATTACCGATGAAATTAGTAAGTAGCAAGGCTCTCTAGTGTCACTGCTGCGTTTCAGGTGCCTGTGGACAGCAGAGAGGCTGCTAGCAGCAGAATTAGGCTGCAGCCATCACCAGAACAGGCAGGAGAAGTTGTTTCACTAGCACTTTACATTCATCCACCTCTCTTTCATCCCACTTTCTTTTCTAACAGTTTCTGGTTAATAATTTTTAGCTCTTTGAGATACGAGTACTGAATAAACTTTCCTGTGATATTTAAATGCAGCACCTCGGTGAAATGGGGTAATTTAAACAACACACAGAGCCTTAGTTGATCCTTTTTTGTAGCTGCATGTACCATAATTTATACCAGCAGCCCCACAGGTACAAAGCCTCCATGTCTGGCCACGTAACCACCTGGCCGTTACTCCCCCGGCTCCCTGTGCTGGCCCGGGTGGACGTTTCTGCCCTGGCTCTTCACCaggtctttgtttttctttctaggCATGCCTGAAGCTCATTGCCAGTCACAGCATAGTTCCATTGACTTCAGGGCACTTGGCCCCATATGTGCTTGCAAACAAGCACTCTTGTTCTCTCGGATGAACATGCATGCacactgagatttctttttttccctccttcttttttccttttaagtgtGGTGTTCAAGCCAACGTGGATGCTTAGCCTCCTAAGCAATGTTTGCTGGCATTGATCAGGGCTGTCCTGAGTGAGGAAGTTGTTAAGTGCTGGGGAAAGACTTCCAAAAGCAGCCTCGGGTCCAATGCCTTGGTTCCCACAGCTCTGATCCATAGTGGTGTGTGGAGCCACTCGCCGGGCGGAGAATGGAGTTGGCAGCTGTCCTCTGGGACAGGAGCATGGTGGCCTTTAATGACAATGGCCAAGGAAGAAATGGAGGTTGTGGTCTTGCTTATTCAAGTGGTATTAACTCAGTTGGGTGACGGTGTTGTTTAGTACAGAGAAttggggttttggttgttttggggattttttttatctcctGACAAGACCCCTGCTCTCGCATACATTTGATTTCTGCACACATGTATCAAATACACACACCAATGGGGTATTTTTACAAGCACTTAGCCATCAAGCTCTGAGCTGGTGACGTGGAACGATTTGATTTGTGTGTATGGAAGAGAAATGCGTGTGTGCAGAGGTGTGTTGGAATCGCCTTCAGCGTATTTGGAAATTTGAtacttaatttcaaaatagTACCAATAAATATGTTGATTCAAATGAGGAAAGtgagctttttctctttcagaaagacTTATTTAAAATTCAGGAAGTCAAACTGCTGAAGAGTTAGCACTAGGATTTATAAAACAACATTGAAAGGGAGGCTTAATTAACATTTCACTACCCTTTCAATTGCACTGAATGCATGTCTGGTTTATCACCCACCTAAATATGTTAGTTTGTGTTTGAAGAATGCTTGTGACAGTGATCCTTCAGGAGAAAGCTCAGCTTTTTCCTATAATCTCATTATagcatttatatattttatttgcttgctttgaCCTTGGATGATTTAGAGAGAATATTCAATATCTATATCATGTATTTCTGGGAATCAGTACTtgatgttggtttttttttttttttgctgttaacGTATCTTTAGCtggaatttaaattttttatgtgttttttttGGTCTAAACAATATACTGATGGCACACCCTCTATTAGTAAGTTGGCTGTTGATAGATGAGCACGCACAGCATGGCAGTACACACAAAAGCAGGTCATCCCTGGGAAGGATTTTGCTCTGAGTTCCTTCCATGAGTGAAGAAgtagcagctgcttttttttctctccctgaagACCACAGTGATAACAGAAATGGGATATTAAAAAGGGCAGTATAGATTAATGGGGCAGTAATAAAACAAGTGAGACCCATTAGCTAAATCACTGCTTCAAAACTAGGTTCCGTGATAAGTGCCCTTCAGTGCCTCATGTGGGAAAAATTGTTACAGCACTTGTAACATCATCTGTGGTGTTGGATTTTAGACTGTTGTGACAATACTAAGTGATAGgatcttaaaataatttagatgaGGGTAAACTTCATTTGCCCTTAGTGCATGgtagaaaacttgaaaaattatATCCAAATGTGAAGacaagttattttctttcaaacccAGTCAGAATGTTTTTGCATGCTCCCAAAATCTTTCCTCAAaaaacaaagcctttttttgttgttctgttaaGCCTGTAAGGTGATCATGAGAACCTGGAAATCCTTATTTTACTGCTGGAGCACCGGTGCTTTGGGGACTAACGTTCAAACAGACTTTGAACTGCAATAGGTGGCTTTAGCAAGATGTCCCACTTTTTAATTGTTGATTTTATATTAGATTAACGATGAAGCATGTGCATTATACTTAAAATGCTACATgtctctgctctctgctttttaaaCCAGATTGTTTTCTGGAGCATttcataaaaaaaggaaaatatgcttCATTTCTTAGATTTACAGAGTATGTTGCCTATAAGGAGAAGAATGTTTGGGGTTTAGAGATAAAATGTGTACGCAAATCAACTAATCAAAGCCAAAGATATTAGTTTGAAAGTGCTCTTTCATTAATCTTCAGGAGATAGATGGGTCAAAGTCTCTGAATTGACAcattttgcttccctttttccctccagaaaTACATGGCTGTATCATGGcggggtttaattttttttatttgtttcttttccagtgtaATTTTCTAAATCCAAGCTTAGACTGTAAGCAACGAGCACCATGTCTCTCATAAGATGCACAGGGGTGCAGAGCAAGAGGGGGGCCTCGGCGCCCCGAGTGCCGCCTCCCCTGCGCCGGCGCCGGCGGCTACATCCCGTCCGGCGGTGGGAGAGGAGGGCCGGGAGGCGGCTGTTGCTATCGCTCTGATGTCAGGCGCTCTCGCTAACGTGTGGTTGgttattctgcatttcagatcGCTGCCGGTAGCAGAGCACAAAGGGAACGGCGAGACTCCCGCATCTTTCAGCGAGAAGAAAGGAGTCGGCGGAGCAGACTAATACGGACTTGTGGCGGGTGGCCTTGCCCTACAAAGGCTGCCTTTAAAAGAGAAACGCAGTGTTATTTAATGAGCTGTGAGATGAGGTGCTGCTGCTAACGCTCAGATCCCAGGATTCATCGGCTATTCATTGTGCTTAATGTACATGTTTCTGCACCGTGCATTTAGGAGATCCCAGAGAAGAATCCAAAACGGCTGCGGGGGAAAGACCACCAAACATGCCTACAGAAACACTACCGACAGGTAGCATGGTGAAGCCGGTCAGCCCTGCCGTCACTTTCACGTCCGCCGTTCCTCTCCGCATCCTGAACAAAGGACCCGACTATTTTCGCAGGCAGGCGGAGCCTAATCCAAAAAGACTGAGCGCGGTGGAGAGGCTAGAAGCCGACAAGGCAAAATACGTCAAGAGCCAGGAGGTCATCAATGCCAAGCAGGAGCCTGTGAAGCCGGCAGTGCTGGCAAAGCCACCGGTCTGTCCTGTGGCCAAGCGAGCACTGGGGAGCCCCACCTTGAAAGTCTTCAGCAACAACACGAAGACCGAGAGCGGTGTCCAGAGAGAAAATCTGAAACTCGAGATTTTGAAGAACATCATCAACAGCTCCGAAGGCTCCAGCTCGGGTTCAGGGTATAAGCACGGTCCCCGAAACTGGCCGCCCCACAGAGCTGATTCGACGGAGCTGAACCGACACTCGTTCGCCGAATCTTTGAAGGTTTACCCCACGCAGGGCCGTAGCAGCCCGCAGGAGAGCAGCTCCAACGTCAGCAGAAGGCTCCTAGATCAGTCGGCAGAGACTTTCTTGCATGTCTCTCACAGCTCCTCAGACATTAGGAAAGTAACTAGTGCAAAGCCCTTAAAAGCAATACCCTGCAGTAGTTCAGCCCCACCTCTGCCTCCAAAACCCAAAATCGCTGCCATCACCACCCTGAAATCCCCAGAGATTGAGGCAGTTGAGTCTGGATGCGGAGTTAGTAGAAGACCCTCCCTACAGCGATCAAAATCAGACTTAAGCGACAGATACTTTCGTGTCGATGCAGATGTTGAGCGATTCTTTAACTACTGCGGACTGGATCCTGAAGAGCTTGAAAACCTTGGGATGGAAAACTTTGCAAGGGCTAACTCTGATATTATATCCCTCAACTTTCGCAGTGCAAGCATGATTAGCTCAGACTGTGAACAGTCTCAGGACAGCAACAGTGACCTTAGAAATGATGACAGTGCCAATGACCGTGTGCCATACGGCATTTCTGCCATTGAAAGGAATGCCAGAATCATCAAGTGGTTATATAGCATCAAGCAAGCTAGAGAGTCACAGAAAGTGTCCCATGTGTGAGAGAAAATCcaccacagaaaaagcaaggacTGTATCTTTGTCTGTGAATATTCAGTTGTGAAGGGTTGTGAAGTCTACTTGAAGTCTTGTACACTTCTCAAATCTCTTTGTGTTGCTTGTTGTGCAATGTTTCCAAGTTGCATGCCTGTCAACATGTGAGCTGACCTGGCTTCCACTTGAACAATAACTAACTACAAAGCCTGGCTGAGCATACACATTATCTGCCAAAAGTTTAAGACAAGAATCTAATTAGGGCTTCAGTATAATCAAAGTGTTTACATGGAAAGGTTATATGACTTCTTTGGTATTTATGTGGTACCTTGTGGATTTTATATGTCACTTTTTGTCTTAATACAGATATTGTCAACTGATGTTACTAGCTTCTAAGTTGAAACAGAATCCCtttgggggggaagaaaagcaaaattggCCAAAATAAGAGGTTTAGGCATACGACGATAGGCAAAGCAGCCTTATCTCTTGTAGAAAGTGCATTATTGGCAAATGTAAAACTGTTTCTAAAAGGCAAAGAATGTTACGTTCTTAAATTATGTATCGTTGTTAAACTATATATCCCTACTTGTTTATATCcctacttgtttcttttttctaggGAAGCTCCCTCAGTTTCACAGCAGAAGTAGTCTAGTGAATCTACTTGACCTCTCATAAACTAAATGAGTCTTGCATTTGGGTTGGTGTAAgcattttaatgattttgtttTACCCTGTTGGAAAAGCTTAAAGAAGGTTGGAATCAACAGATGAAAACATTATAGTGCGGGATTTTGCGGGTTTGGTTTTTACTCAAGGATTCCTGGTCTTAAACTTTTGACAGGAATGATTAGATCCTATAGCTGATATTGAATGCCTTTATTAGTCAAACACATTGTGACTACAAACTCCATgctgtcttttaattttttttgtagacCTATTTGAACAGTTAATGaacaaaaatggaaacacaCAGCCATATCAATATAAAGCCTCCTATTCTGAAGTAAATACACTCAGTAGATGAACTATATCTGAAAAATTGTGATTATGTTGTCTTGCTTATGTTATATCTAAGGCTGTGAAAGTTTGTTACAGCTCTAGGGAAGTGTAGAAACATGACAGTatgtagcttttcttttttttttttttttttttttcctccttatgaTGGTTAGTGCTGCAGGTCAACGTGTTACAAATCTTTTGACAATCTGTGTCTTCCCAGTGGTTTAATTAACTGTCATTTCAACTGACAGTGGTGGTGTGGTAGCGGAGAAGTTGAAAGTACAGTGGTCTGCTTCATTATTATTGTATACATGCTTTGAAGTAAATTGCAGCACTACCTTATACTCCATCAGCTAATAGGAAACTTTTTTATTGTGTAAATGCTGTAAGACTTTGTATATACTTCAGTTGTTACGAaatctttaaaaggaagagtGTTATGCTAATAAATAGCTCCTGGTGCAGGTATGGtaggttttttgttcttttttttacccCTCCCATTCTTAAAACTATATCGGGAACTCAATTGCAGTGTGTTTTAGTGCTGTAGGTGGTCTTGGTTAAATAATAGTTCTGGTAAAAGGTTTCTTTTACTAAAGTGCTtttcagaatataattttttataaagTAACTATAGCAGCATGATCTGTCTGAAGAACTAGAAGAGATTTTCAAGACTCCTAAAATAGCTTGCTTCTTCCTTACCTAGCAATGTTACTGTTCCCGTTTATAGCATCTGTTCATAATGAATCACCGCAGTCTTCTGAATTATTCTTCAGTAGTgcttatttatatatttgaataTTAAAGATGTTTTACAAAGTCGGGTTCTATCTTTTCTCTAAGAAGCCTGTAGCCCAACTTCTTACTGATAGCCACAGTTAATGCAGGCAAGCCTAGAAGCGGAGCCACGCGGTCATTTGTTGCCTGTGGAATTATCCTACATCAAGTTTTATATAATTGTTTTCCAAATGATTGTTcgtggggagaaaaaaagcacacattCAGTTTCAGGAGGCTACTCTATGGTTTTTACAGTTGGCTTCACAACCTAAGACTTACAGCATTCCTAGTTCGGtcaaaaaaaaatgaggatCTGTGTATTTCAGCTACAGGCACATTTGTGACATTTTAAGCTCCATGGGTTTCAGCTGGCATTGACATCACACTGGTTTTTCCAGCATATTTTTCCAATAGTAAGTTCTACTCAGTACAGTGACTATTTTGCCAAGGAAAATAATGCTTAAGGGATTAAAGCCAAGTGTAATGCAGCTGTACAGCAATGAAATAAAGAAGTTAAAACCGAAATAAAAATGCACTCACATTGTTCTCTCTCAAGTGTTTTAAGAATGATGATAAACATGCTATCTCAACTGTTGTCAGCCaaaaacagtaataaagaaGCCTTTATAACTAGAAAATGGATTCAAGCATATGCTAGTgttctgaactttttttcccaaggttTGTTAGGAAGCCGTAAGCTCTTGAGAAATCaaattcatttccttttaatgcCACAAGGGGTTTAGGCTTGTGAGCTATCTGTAAGAGAGCATTTCCTTACCCGAAGTCTTAAGCACCACCTTTGACACAGCACAGGCTCTGACTCCACTACCGCTGCTTCTTGCAATATGCACATGAATAAGATTTTACAGGACCCAGGCCTTCACAGTCAACTGAACTTGCAACTCTGGTGAGGTTGCAGTAATAGAAATCACAAGATTGCAAAATGTCCACAAGGCTTTGAACAAGCAGACAAACAATTGCCTTTGTTTGTCACTTTATTACAGTTTATACaggtattatttatttatttatttatagtcTTGCTGTTACCTGTATGTTTGCATAAAAGCCACATGGTTGGCATCAgatctgtttttgttttcaaatgggAATAACTATTTTGCCTTTGCAGACATGTCGAGAGGGTCCATTGTTTGTCTCTGCCTTAGGAGATTCCTGAGTGCCAAACATTGAATTTGCAGAGAGTTGTAACCAACTCAAATGCCTCATCAGGGACCCATTCTGGTCTTgttcctgctgcctccagcaggcATTTACTCAGGTGCAAAGCGCACAGCAAACATCAATGGTTAAACAACAGCTCTtgttgcagcagcagctcttgagGGAGATGCCGGTCTGTGGCATCCTGTGGAAGCCACTCCTGAGCCCAGCGCTGACAATCCTGGCGCAGAAGTGAACAACAACGCAGTATGTTTTCAGTAGTCGGTGTAAATTCACACTcacgcacacacagagaaaaaaaaaaaaagaaaccaccacAGATGTTTTTCGTGGTTCTGTTATTTTGACTtgctggggagggaaaggaaaacagtgacAAAGTACACTTTGAAATCTATGTACAGCTTTGCACAGAGATAAACCATTTCTCTAATGgccagcaaagcaaaactgctcTTTTAATCACTTCATATTATATAGTAACAATGTTGTGAAAGAAGAGATATGTAGGATCTGTGCCACAAATTTACATTCAACAAATACGAGtagtgacattttcttttttcagaattcTGTTTCTGCAAGGGAGAGCGCTGTGCTGCGAGCATAGGCACCATCTGAGTGACCGAGGGCTTTTGAAGGGTAAACACAGAATGATGATGCTTTTGGCAGAAATTCAAAAATCAAAAGACACGCTCAGACAACAGAGCCAATCAGTATTGCTGACTTATCTCTTTTTACAGCAGTTTATCCATCCATGGAGGCCATACGCGTTTGATTCCAGTCAttcaatgaaaaacaaagtgcTTAATGGAGCTCTGCAGTACAGAGCTGAATAATTTCAGTCTGTGGGAGAACAGGAAAGGAGCTAAACCTTAAAAACAGTCTTCCCAACACCTATTGATTATGGGAAGATAATGTTTAGTACGTTATATTCAGAGCTGACTTGTTCATAAGAAACTTTTTATTAAGCAATAAGGCAAACCAATAAATCTGGGAGGTGCCAGTTTTCCAAAGCTATAAAACTCATGTTTTATGTGATTAATGGTGCCACACCAGTAGCTGAGCCCATTCGGCTTAGAATATAAGAGCATCTGGAGCTTTGTTCCCATGAACAGTAAGGGTCCATTGCCTATTTTGGCAATGAATATAAATGCAGATATAGTGTAAGGTCCCTTTGTGCTGTACCAGAGAATAAATTGGTCAAGGTGTTTTGTCCTGAATTGTAATATAACTCTATATTAAAATCCTTGTTACCAAGGCTTAGATGTTCACTGATATTCTGAATTCATCTGACATTCCTTGCTGTCAGCAGCAAGACTCCAATAGTCTGCCCTTTGAAATATATTACCCATAGCTTAATGGGAAAGGCCATTAAAATTGTCTGCTCAGTGTAAGGACTTTTATCTCCTGATGATGGCATCTGTTAAGTGAAGCTCTAAATAAGTAAATTTGAGTCAGAAGTATTAACCCATGaagaccttttatttttctccctggaAGCCCAAGTGTTGATCAATAGCTTTGTCCTAGCATTTGTTACAGTCGGTATGTTGTTGCTAAAATACTCAGATGTGTTGTCCATTTGGGGTGCGGTGCAATGAAGTGACACCTACACCACACCACCTGTCTTGCCCTAGTAGGTATGAACAGCCTTCAAGCACATTTTATATTTGATCACTTAAGAATTTGGTTGTGGCTGCCCATCAAAACTCAGTAATAagtggtgacttttttttttgtagttttcatgaaaaacaaTCAATTATATAACAAAAACTGTAGTCTCTTA
This sequence is a window from Pelecanus crispus isolate bPelCri1 chromosome 2, bPelCri1.pri, whole genome shotgun sequence. Protein-coding genes within it:
- the FAM110B gene encoding protein FAM110B, coding for MPTETLPTGSMVKPVSPAVTFTSAVPLRILNKGPDYFRRQAEPNPKRLSAVERLEADKAKYVKSQEVINAKQEPVKPAVLAKPPVCPVAKRALGSPTLKVFSNNTKTESGVQRENLKLEILKNIINSSEGSSSGSGYKHGPRNWPPHRADSTELNRHSFAESLKVYPTQGRSSPQESSSNVSRRLLDQSAETFLHVSHSSSDIRKVTSAKPLKAIPCSSSAPPLPPKPKIAAITTLKSPEIEAVESGCGVSRRPSLQRSKSDLSDRYFRVDADVERFFNYCGLDPEELENLGMENFARANSDIISLNFRSASMISSDCEQSQDSNSDLRNDDSANDRVPYGISAIERNARIIKWLYSIKQARESQKVSHV